Proteins encoded together in one Labrus mixtus chromosome 18, fLabMix1.1, whole genome shotgun sequence window:
- the coch gene encoding cochlin, translating into MTPLSHLLPLTGLSFLISITFGVEANVPYPVTCVTRGADLAEDGLVVLCPPDCTQGKVSVFGTGIYAAVSSVCGAAVHRGVLGPSGGPVRVHKLHGRYNYLSSYANGIQSQALSRWTASFSLTKPVSSPLELTSETSTTALPAAEQPVKKPLKKPSVKKALTGGNKECQMDIAVLIDSSNNIGQRRFNLQKNFVTKLVAMLRVGPMGPHVGLIQASDSPRTEFLLTNYTQPKELLFAIKEVAYLGGDTNTGKAIMHTAESFFTQENGGRRGHPRVMMVLIDGWPSDDLEQAAMLARESGINVFLVSVAKPAPEELSMVRDKEFMKKAVCKDNGFFSYLIPSWFSTTKHVKPLTQRLCSLDGLLCSKTCYNSVNIGFLIDGSSSVGDGNFRMVLDLLAGISRSFDISDVGAHIGAVQFTYDQRLEFGLFDHHNKEDAINALKRIPYMSGGTATGAAINYATQNLFRRTGPGRNFLIVVTDGQSYDDVRGPAMAALKQGITIFSVGVAWAPLDDLKAMSSEPKDSHTFFTREFTGLEKFIPQLVRGICRDFTENN; encoded by the exons ATGACTCCGCTGTCTCACCTGCTGCCTCTAACAG gCCTTTCCTTCCTGATATCCATCACTTTTGGAGTAGAAGCTAATG TGCCGTACCCGGTGACCTGTGTGACCCGTGGAGCCGACCTGGCCGAGGACGGTCTGGTGGTTTTGTGTCCTCCGGACTGCACGCAGGGGAAAGTGTCTGTGTTTGGAACAGGAATCTACGCCGCCGTCTCGTCCGTCTGTGGAGCCGCTGTACACAG GGGGGTCCTGGGTCCGTCCGGTGGCCCAGTCAGAGTTCACAAGCTGCACGGTCGGTACAACTACCTGAGCTCCTACGCCAACGGCATCCAATCACAGGCCCTGTCCCGCTGGACCGCCTCCTTCAGCCTCACCA AACCAGTTAGTTCTCCACTAGAGCTGACCAGTGAGACCAGTACCACAGCTCTACCTGCAGCTGAACAACCAG taAAGAAACCACTGAAGAAGCCATCAGTGAAGAAAGCTTTGACAGGCGGAAACAAAG aatGTCAGATGGACATCGCTGTCCTGATcgacagcagcaacaacatcGGACAACGGCGGTTCAACCTGCAGAAAAACTTTGTCACCAAACTGGTGGCCATGTTGAGAGTTGGACCGATGGGACCACATGTAGGCCTGATCCAGGCCAG tgaCTCTCCCAGGACAGAGTTCTTATTGACCAACTACACTCAGCCTAAAGAGTTGCTGTTTGCCATAAAAGAAGTGGCCTACCTGGGAGGAGACACCAACACAG GTAAGGCCATCATGCACACAGCAGAGTCCTTCTTCACCCAGGAGAACGGGGGGAGGCGGGGTCACCCTCGGGTCATGATGGTGCTGATCGACGGCTGGCCTTCTGATGACCTGGAGCAGGCGGCCATGTTGGCGAGAGAGTCCGGCATCAACGTCTTCCTGGTGTCCGTGGCCAAACCGGCGCCTGAGGAGCTCAGCATGGTGCGGGACAAGGAATTCATGAAGAAG gcGGTGTGTAAAGATAACGGGTTCTTCAGTTATCTGATCCCCAGCTGGTTCAGCACCACCAAACATGTCAAACCTCTCACTCAGAGACTCTGCTCACTGGACGGCCTGCTCTGCA gtaaAACCTGCTACAACTCAGTGAACATCGGCTTCCTCATCGACGGCTCATCCAGCGTTGGAGACGGAAACTTCCGGATGGTCCTGGACTTACTGGCAGGAATCTCCCGAAGCTTCGACATCTCTGACGTGGGCGCTCATATCG GTGCGGTGCAGTTCACCTACGATCAGAGGCTCGAGTTCGGCCTGTTTGACCACCACAACAAAGAGGACGCCATCAACGCTCTGAAGAGGATCCCCTACATGAGTGGAGGAACCGCCACCGGGGCCGCCATCAACTACGCCACACAGAACCTGTTCAG GCGGACAGGACCAGGTCGCAACTTCCTCATCGTGGTGACAGACGGCCAATCGTATGATGACGTCAGAGGCCCGGCGATGGCTGCACTCAAACAAG GAATCACCATTTTCTCGGTGGGCGTGGCCTGGGCACCCTTGGATGACCTTAAAGCGATGTCATCAGAGCCGAAAGACAGCCACACCTTCTTCACCAGAGAGTTCACCGGCCTCGAAAAGTTCATCCCACAACTGGTCAGAGGGATCTGCCGAGACTTCACAGAGAATAACTga
- the ccdc65 gene encoding dynein regulatory complex subunit 2 gives MPKKSKKGGGGKDGGRTEGERLLFQQQRAQAEEEMAKKKEEMLTLFLKDKLQKEERNTAVNLLKLNDGWRSILRQTRSDELRKDIVVMQQSFERQLDAMDNITKNLLRDLQESERQSAQVHRAHLQRVDSLWAQQDKRLMFLHQRWEGGLQQLSSNYNSDKKQMLEHFRKLRAELEDAEFTLRKQHEETISELHEVYGTSISAYNDISDTTVHHTASHWSLSAVSSLCAQKAAILQNSKMRLDEETLKQRRAEESCRKETMTVEHLQYINRGFIQSTETSVKDEKMLKDSVVRLKEKLSSSKKEHKGVELDLLAATDQVKHSTHQLRDQLMQSQKVARKQLTDLTVQSDNAAKKLRAVIAKGEKVLRVAEMCRRLESKILLTPPSDKPRQEPDSEGPAEVSPELRHVTRRLTSAVLQREALKRHKDDLSGENQQLRLLLRQHLDGMTVSEQHMDQRHALLTVYPAPIATAPPDTRRCHTVIEAVHAVKHSLR, from the exons aTGCCgaaaaaatcaaagaaaggtggaggaggtaaagatggagggaggaCGGAGGGCGAGAGGCTGCTGTTCCAGCAGCAGAGAGCTCAGGCGGAGGAGGAGATGGccaagaagaaagaggagatgcTCACTCTGTTTCTGAAG GACAAGCtgcagaaggaggagaggaacacGGCGGTGAATCTGCTGAAGCTGAACGACGGCTGGAGGTCGATCCTCCGTCAGACTCGCTCCGATGAGCTGCGTAAAGACATCGTGGTGATGCAGCAGAGTTTTGAGAGGCAGCTGGACGCGATGGACAACATTACCAAG aACCTGTTGCGCGACCTGCAGGAGTCGGAGCGTCAGTCGGCTCAGGTGCATCGGGCTCACCTGCAGCGGGTGGACAGTCTGTGGGCTCAGCAGGACAAACGGCTGATGTTCCTCCACCAGCGGTGGGAGGGGggcctgcagcagctcagctccaactacaactcTGACAA GAAGCAGATGTTGGAGCACTTTAGGAAGCTGAGAGCTGAGCTGGAGGACGCAGAGTTCACTCTGCGGAAACAGCACGAAGAAACGATAAGTGAGCTGCACGAAGTGTACGGCACCAGCATTAGCGCCTACAATGACATCTCTGATACCACGGTACACCACACTGCTTCTCATTGGTCTCTCTCA GCTGTCTCCTCCCTGTGCGCACAGAAAGCTGCTATTCTTCAGAACAGCAAGATGAGGCTGGATGAGGAAACGTTGAAGCAGCGGCGGGCCGAGGAGTCCTGCAGAAAAGAGACCATGACGGTGGAGCACCTGCAGTACATAAACCGGGGCTTCATCCAGTCCACAGAGACCAGCGTGAAGGATGAGAAAATGCTGAAG GACTCAGTGGTCCGGCTGAAGGAGAAGCTGAGCTCCAGTAAAAAAGAACATAAGGGCGTGGAGCTGGACCTGCTTGCCGCCACAGACCAGGTGAAGCACAGCACCCACCAGCTCCGGGACCAGCTCATGCAATCTCAGAAGGTGGCAAGGAAGCAGCTCACCGACCTCACTGTGCAGAGTGACAATGCTGCCAAGAAACTGCGGGCAGTTATCGCCAAG GGCGAGAAAGTTTTACGAGTCGCTGAAATGTGTCGCAGACTGGAGAGCAAAATCCTGCTGACACCGCCATCAGATAAACCCCGACAGGAGCCGGACTCAGAGGGACCTGCAGAG gtgtCCCCCGAGCTGCGTCACGTGACTCGCCGCCTCACCTCGGCCGTGCTGCAGCGAGAAGCTctgaagagacacaaagacgACCTGAGCGGAGAGAACCAGCAGCTGAGGCTCCTCCTGCGTCAGCACCTGGACGGCATGACGGTCAGCGAGCAGCACATGGACCAACGCCACGCCCTGCTCACAGTGTATCCCGCCCCCATCGCCACGGCCCCGCCCGACACCAGGAGATGCCACACGGTCATCGAGGCCGTTCACGCCGTCAAACACTCGCTGAGATGA